The window CAACAGATTATTCTTGATGTTAGTGGGGTAGGGTTTAATCTTTCAGTTGCTGACGAGCATGCTTTCACCGTAGGCCAAAAACAAGAGTTACAGGTCTATTTTCATTGGAATACTGAACAAGGGCCACAACTATTTGGCTTTACTTCTAAACTATCTAAAACTGTATTTAGTTTAATAATTAGTTGTTCTGGTATAGGCCCTAAGATTGGACTGGCTGCTCTTGCTCAACTATCACCTGAAAGCTTTTTACAAGCAATACTACTTAACGACATTAAAACATTAAGCTCTTTAAGTGGTATCGGCACTAAAAAAGCTGAAGCTCTGGTTTTGTGTTTGAAAGACAAAGTGTCGAAACTTGATGTTACGACTGTATCTATGCCAGGATCTGAAGGCCAGACTCTTAAGTACTTTAAACAAGTTTCAGATGCTCTTTCTTCGCTTAATTACTCAAGATCCGAAATTGCCGGAGCTCTTGAATTTGTAAAAAAGAATAGTACTGATACAAGTAAATTTGATGAAATGTTGCGTAAAGCTCTTTCTTTTTTATCTAAAAAGGCTTAATGCAGCTATTATACAAACTCGTCTAGCTTATCCGTTAGACGAGTTTATCTACCAATTCTGTTA of the Candidatus Dependentiae bacterium genome contains:
- a CDS encoding Holliday junction branch migration protein RuvA → QQIILDVSGVGFNLSVADEHAFTVGQKQELQVYFHWNTEQGPQLFGFTSKLSKTVFSLIISCSGIGPKIGLAALAQLSPESFLQAILLNDIKTLSSLSGIGTKKAEALVLCLKDKVSKLDVTTVSMPGSEGQTLKYFKQVSDALSSLNYSRSEIAGALEFVKKNSTDTSKFDEMLRKALSFLSKKA